One genomic window of Mastomys coucha isolate ucsf_1 unplaced genomic scaffold, UCSF_Mcou_1 pScaffold8, whole genome shotgun sequence includes the following:
- the LOC116083461 gene encoding dynein light chain 1, cytoplasmic-like — protein MCNRKAVIKTVDMSEEMQQDSVLCATQALEKYSTEKDIAAHIKKEFDKKYNPTWHCIVGRNFGSYVTYETKHFVYFYLGQVAILLFKSG, from the coding sequence ATGTGCAACCGGAAGGCGGTGATCAAAACTGTAGACATGTCGGAAGAGATGCAACAGGACTCGGTGTTGTGCGCTACTCAGGCGTTGGAGAAGTACAGCACAGAGAAGGATATTGCGGCCCATATCAAGAAGGAGTTTGACAAGAAGTACAACCCCACCTGGCACTGCATTGTGGGCCGGAACTTCGGTAGTTACGTGACATACGAAACCAAACACTTCGTCTACTTCTACCTGGGTCAGGTGGCCATTCTTCTCTTCAAATCCGGTTAA